The following are encoded together in the Oceanobacillus zhaokaii genome:
- a CDS encoding BglG family transcription antiterminator, producing the protein MLSSRMRLILKDLLSTKSPITGNDLANIIQVTSRTIRNDIKELNEILLQNGGFIKSTRGIGYELEIKNSKIFKLFLQEISENATFLASKTPNSPEARAIYIVRKLLLANNYIKLDQIADELYISKSTLQNDLIEVRKKLKSFKIEIESKPYYGVKVKGNEMNLRFCLSEYLFNRKEIIFSMQNQIDSIFSNEEFNTIHRIILEEVKTNEIDISDIALNNLCIHFAIACKRIRDRNYILLAPEDFEGICNQKEYKVAKQIVTKIEFALNVSFPEVEIAYIAIHLLGTNKIANTNLDRQELEALVGSFLGEITNEIIMKIDNRLKLRLQDDKELFIALGLHLKPAINRLRYGMNVRNPMLEEIKAKYPLAFDAAILASEVLKEKLAIDIEEDEIGYIALHISVAMYRQKMNQDVKRCIIVCASGVGSAMLLKYKLQSMYFNQLVVVDTIDYYRLDETSLKHIDFIITTIPIEGEFSVPIIHVNTILGTEDISRIEDYLQERNKNKIAFLKEELIFLQKDLQTKEEVIKYLVNKLELKGYVDGSFGDSVLERERLSPTSFGNLVAIPHPMTPFTSETFWAICTLKRPIDWEGNRVQFVCLLSLGKNKTPNLQGMYEYLIEIIENEQRVKQLTCCEVKEEFIELINK; encoded by the coding sequence ATGCTGTCCAGTCGAATGAGGCTGATTTTAAAAGACCTATTGTCTACTAAATCTCCAATAACGGGTAATGATTTAGCAAATATTATACAAGTTACATCAAGAACGATTCGAAATGATATAAAAGAACTTAATGAAATCTTATTACAAAATGGAGGATTCATTAAGTCAACCAGAGGAATTGGATATGAGTTAGAAATAAAAAATAGTAAAATATTCAAGTTGTTTTTACAAGAAATATCTGAAAACGCTACATTTCTAGCAAGTAAAACACCGAATTCCCCTGAAGCGCGTGCCATTTATATTGTTAGGAAACTTCTTCTAGCGAATAACTATATTAAATTAGATCAGATTGCGGATGAATTATATATTAGCAAATCTACATTGCAGAATGATTTAATCGAAGTAAGGAAAAAATTAAAAAGTTTTAAGATTGAAATAGAAAGTAAACCATATTATGGAGTTAAAGTAAAAGGTAATGAAATGAACTTGCGGTTTTGTTTGTCGGAATATTTATTTAATAGAAAAGAAATTATTTTCAGTATGCAAAACCAGATCGATTCCATATTTTCAAACGAAGAATTCAATACTATTCACAGGATTATTTTAGAAGAAGTTAAAACGAATGAAATTGATATTTCCGATATTGCGCTAAATAATTTGTGTATTCATTTCGCTATTGCTTGTAAGCGGATTAGAGATAGAAATTATATATTACTAGCACCTGAAGATTTTGAAGGGATATGCAATCAAAAAGAATACAAAGTGGCTAAACAAATAGTAACAAAAATTGAATTCGCTTTGAATGTTTCTTTTCCTGAAGTAGAAATAGCATATATTGCCATTCATTTGTTAGGTACAAATAAAATAGCAAACACAAATTTAGATAGACAAGAATTAGAAGCACTTGTTGGAAGTTTTCTAGGAGAAATAACAAATGAAATTATCATGAAGATTGATAATCGATTGAAATTGCGCCTGCAAGATGATAAGGAGCTGTTTATCGCTTTAGGATTACATTTAAAGCCTGCGATAAACCGCCTTCGATATGGAATGAATGTGCGAAATCCAATGCTTGAAGAGATTAAAGCGAAATATCCTCTTGCATTTGATGCCGCAATTTTAGCAAGCGAAGTATTAAAAGAGAAATTAGCGATTGACATTGAAGAAGATGAAATTGGATATATTGCGTTGCATATAAGTGTAGCCATGTATAGGCAGAAGATGAATCAAGACGTTAAGCGCTGCATCATCGTTTGTGCATCTGGAGTAGGTAGTGCGATGTTATTAAAGTATAAACTGCAATCAATGTATTTTAACCAATTAGTAGTTGTAGATACAATCGATTATTATCGGTTAGATGAAACTTCCTTAAAACATATAGATTTTATTATTACAACTATTCCAATTGAGGGGGAATTTTCGGTTCCAATTATACATGTCAATACAATATTAGGGACAGAAGACATTAGTAGAATAGAAGATTATTTACAAGAACGAAATAAAAATAAAATTGCCTTTTTGAAAGAGGAGCTTATTTTTCTTCAAAAAGACTTACAAACAAAAGAAGAGGTTATCAAGTATTTAGTAAATAAACTTGAGTTGAAGGGTTATGTAGATGGATCGTTCGGTGATTCTGTTTTAGAAAGAGAACGTTTATCGCCTACTAGCTTTGGAAATTTGGTCGCAATTCCCCATCCGATGACGCCGTTTACAAGTGAAACCTTCTGGGCAATTTGTACGTTGAAAAGACCTATTGATTGGGAGGGTAACCGTGTTCAATTCGTTTGTTTATTAAGTCTAGGGAAAAACAAAACACCTAATTTGCAAGGGATGTATGAATATTTAATTGAAATTATTGAAAATGAACAAAGGGTAAAACAGCTAACATGTTGTGAAGTAAAAGAGGAATTTATTGAGTTAATAAACAAATAG
- a CDS encoding InlB B-repeat-containing protein: protein MNKKRLILILAGVITVAVAAFFTFQVIQSNDITMTLDDQLDQAKVLLDQDQIKESINLFEKVLEKDPSNTEARIGLANANMALSKYDVAIDLLDEGISLKPKETQFYYFLSIAYEGTNDLESVASTIQAGIEATNNQALKELGEQLDSNVQIEVDRNYVQQDFSKDLSLIWKKNNGVKLPVEAKWELENEDSGTLTEETDTSVTFTGTDVGSVKISTTVGSITKETEIFVEEQVIEEITFNPSDVEPLAIGQELALSVSGVDAAGEEMEFNPEWTASKDIIEFGQTEGQNNSIVAVEEGITMVNVSYQELDAELRIAVSDEDKIIETGVQGNGTVSISPEQASYPVGSEIQVEAHPVDGWEFVGWSGDLTGETNPATVVVEGDMTIQAVFEQRDTHELTLGIEGEGNIYRESLDSTYNHMDSVTLTAAPITGWSFDHWEGSVSGTSEQITVQMDEDKDITAVFTKNPESNESEEPTNDAPEDNNPTTPEKPDTNPNPNPDPEEPNPEPTPEPDTIYYSLGVDMSGSGTITKSQQGNSFAKGTIVQLTATPSNGWQFVGWEGDASGASSTISVTMNSNKNVRAVFEQIPETKYTLSSSVSGEGTILPANGTYAEGANVTIEAKPATGWEFSHWTGDLRGSYVIENLTMNRDMHVTAVFVKIPDE, encoded by the coding sequence ATGAACAAAAAGCGATTAATTCTAATCCTGGCAGGCGTTATAACTGTTGCTGTTGCTGCTTTCTTTACATTTCAAGTTATACAATCAAACGACATCACAATGACACTTGATGATCAGCTGGATCAAGCAAAAGTATTGCTTGATCAGGATCAAATTAAGGAGAGCATTAACTTATTTGAAAAAGTACTCGAGAAGGATCCTTCCAATACGGAAGCACGCATTGGCTTGGCAAATGCCAATATGGCGTTATCAAAATATGATGTCGCTATCGACCTTTTAGATGAAGGAATTAGTCTTAAACCGAAAGAAACACAATTTTATTATTTTTTATCGATTGCATATGAAGGAACAAATGATTTAGAAAGTGTAGCGAGCACGATTCAAGCGGGTATTGAGGCTACTAATAATCAAGCATTAAAGGAATTAGGGGAGCAACTTGATTCCAATGTCCAAATTGAAGTTGACCGCAACTATGTTCAACAGGATTTTAGTAAAGATTTGTCATTAATTTGGAAGAAAAATAATGGTGTAAAACTTCCCGTTGAGGCTAAGTGGGAGCTTGAAAATGAAGATTCTGGTACTCTTACCGAGGAAACAGACACATCTGTCACGTTTACAGGTACTGACGTCGGCAGTGTGAAGATCTCAACGACAGTTGGGTCTATTACAAAGGAAACTGAAATTTTTGTAGAAGAGCAAGTAATTGAGGAAATCACATTTAATCCATCTGATGTAGAACCTTTAGCGATTGGACAGGAGCTTGCATTGTCGGTATCTGGTGTTGATGCTGCAGGTGAGGAAATGGAATTCAATCCAGAGTGGACTGCAAGTAAGGATATTATTGAGTTTGGTCAAACAGAAGGACAGAACAATTCCATCGTGGCCGTTGAAGAGGGAATAACAATGGTGAATGTTAGTTACCAAGAGTTAGATGCAGAGCTTCGAATTGCAGTTTCTGATGAAGATAAAATAATCGAAACAGGAGTGCAAGGGAATGGAACTGTCTCTATATCTCCTGAGCAAGCTAGTTATCCAGTAGGAAGTGAAATTCAGGTTGAAGCACATCCTGTTGATGGCTGGGAATTTGTAGGATGGAGTGGAGACCTCACTGGAGAAACAAATCCGGCAACTGTTGTTGTCGAGGGCGATATGACAATTCAGGCTGTATTTGAACAGCGTGATACCCATGAATTAACGCTAGGAATCGAAGGAGAAGGGAATATTTACCGTGAATCATTAGACTCAACATATAATCATATGGATTCGGTAACCTTAACAGCAGCGCCTATTACCGGCTGGTCATTTGACCATTGGGAAGGATCTGTAAGTGGAACGAGTGAACAAATAACGGTGCAAATGGATGAAGATAAAGACATTACCGCAGTTTTCACAAAGAATCCCGAATCGAATGAGTCTGAAGAGCCAACGAATGATGCACCAGAAGATAACAATCCAACAACACCTGAGAAACCGGACACTAATCCAAATCCAAATCCAGATCCAGAGGAACCAAATCCAGAGCCAACACCTGAACCAGATACAATTTACTATAGCTTAGGTGTTGATATGTCTGGAAGCGGAACAATCACTAAAAGCCAACAAGGGAATTCTTTCGCAAAAGGAACAATTGTCCAACTAACTGCTACACCAAGTAATGGCTGGCAATTTGTAGGCTGGGAAGGTGACGCTTCAGGAGCATCATCGACGATTTCAGTAACGATGAACAGCAATAAAAATGTACGAGCAGTATTTGAGCAAATCCCTGAAACAAAATATACCCTTTCGTCATCAGTTAGTGGTGAAGGAACGATTTTGCCTGCTAATGGCACCTATGCAGAAGGGGCAAACGTTACAATAGAAGCTAAACCTGCAACTGGCTGGGAATTTTCCCACTGGACAGGAGATCTTAGAGGATCTTATGTAATAGAAAATTTAACGATGAATCGAGACATGCATGTAACAGCAGTATTTGTAAAAATTCCAGATGAATAA
- a CDS encoding SAM hydrolase/SAM-dependent halogenase family protein: MSKHLVLQTDFGLSDGAVSAMYGVALSVDPTIRVFDLTHDIPQYNIWEASYRLYQTIPYWPEDSVFVSVVDPGVGTERLSIVAKTADNHYLITPDNGTLTHIKQHIGITEARIIDERINRLPNSGESYTFHGRDVYAYTGARLASGVINFEEVGPLHDIEQIIQLEKREASINDGTLIGNIDILDVRFGNLWTNIDRELFIESGIEYGDSLEVTIENNRRHIYKNIMKFGRSFADSRLGEPLLFVNSLDKLGVAINQGSFAKAYHIETGANWKISIRKATNLIYC; this comes from the coding sequence ATGAGCAAACATTTAGTGTTGCAAACAGATTTTGGTTTAAGTGATGGAGCAGTCAGTGCGATGTATGGCGTTGCACTTTCGGTTGACCCGACAATTCGTGTTTTTGATTTAACCCATGATATCCCACAATATAATATATGGGAGGCATCTTATCGCCTTTATCAAACGATTCCCTACTGGCCAGAGGATAGTGTTTTTGTTTCTGTTGTTGATCCTGGTGTGGGGACAGAGCGATTAAGTATCGTTGCAAAAACAGCTGACAATCATTACCTTATCACACCGGATAATGGGACTTTAACACATATAAAACAGCATATAGGTATTACTGAAGCGCGAATTATTGATGAACGAATCAATCGTTTGCCAAATTCTGGAGAGTCGTATACTTTCCATGGACGTGATGTCTATGCTTATACAGGGGCAAGACTTGCATCTGGCGTGATAAACTTTGAGGAAGTTGGACCGTTGCATGATATTGAACAAATTATTCAATTAGAAAAGAGAGAAGCGAGTATTAATGACGGTACATTAATCGGCAACATTGATATTCTTGATGTGCGCTTTGGTAATTTATGGACCAATATCGACCGAGAATTATTCATCGAAAGTGGCATTGAATACGGTGATTCATTAGAAGTCACAATCGAAAATAATCGTCGCCATATCTATAAAAATATCATGAAATTTGGGCGTTCTTTCGCAGATAGTCGCCTAGGAGAACCTCTATTATTTGTTAACTCATTAGACAAACTTGGCGTTGCAATCAATCAAGGTTCCTTCGCAAAAGCATATCATATCGAAACAGGTGCAAATTGGAAAATTAGTATTCGTAAGGCAACCAATCTTATTTACTGTTAA
- a CDS encoding GlsB/YeaQ/YmgE family stress response membrane protein: MGFLWSLIIGGILGWIASLIVGKDVPGGIIGNIIAGFIGAWIGSALLGSWGPEIGDFYIIPALIGAIVLIFIVSLIMRAMRKN; encoded by the coding sequence ATGGGATTTTTATGGAGTTTAATTATTGGTGGTATACTAGGTTGGATAGCTAGCCTAATCGTAGGAAAAGATGTACCAGGTGGAATTATAGGTAATATTATTGCGGGGTTTATCGGTGCATGGATCGGTTCGGCATTACTCGGAAGCTGGGGACCTGAAATTGGGGATTTCTATATTATCCCGGCATTAATTGGAGCTATCGTTCTTATTTTCATTGTTAGCCTAATTATGAGAGCAATGCGAAAAAACTAA
- a CDS encoding ABC transporter ATP-binding protein produces the protein MNKVIDIQNVDWRRDGNVILSEINWQVNRREHWAVLGLNGSGKTTLLNIINGYIWPTSGKVSVLDQHFGKTDIRELRKSIGWVSSSLQEKINGMEYGENVVVSGKYASIGLYEQPAADDYQRARELMEQLGCSHLANRKYQTCSQGEKQKILIARGLMASPDLLILDEPTNGLDFISREGLLAAIQQLAAQEDAPTIIFVTHHIEEILPIFNHTLLLRHGTVFNQGKTKDVLTSESLSHFFDIPLEVSWRKNRAWMTIIA, from the coding sequence TTGAATAAAGTAATTGATATACAAAATGTGGATTGGCGAAGAGATGGAAATGTGATTCTTTCCGAAATAAATTGGCAGGTTAATCGTCGAGAGCACTGGGCGGTACTAGGACTTAATGGCTCAGGGAAAACAACGCTGCTGAATATAATTAATGGCTATATTTGGCCCACATCAGGAAAAGTAAGTGTTTTGGATCAGCATTTTGGGAAAACGGATATCCGTGAGCTGCGAAAGTCAATTGGCTGGGTGAGTTCCTCATTACAGGAGAAAATTAACGGAATGGAATATGGAGAGAATGTTGTTGTTAGTGGTAAATATGCGTCGATTGGCTTGTATGAACAACCTGCAGCGGACGACTACCAACGGGCAAGGGAATTGATGGAGCAGCTCGGATGCAGTCATTTAGCTAATCGCAAGTATCAAACATGCTCACAGGGAGAAAAGCAGAAGATACTAATTGCTAGAGGATTAATGGCTTCGCCAGATTTGCTCATTTTAGATGAGCCGACAAATGGATTGGACTTTATTTCTCGAGAAGGATTATTAGCTGCAATCCAACAATTAGCAGCTCAAGAAGATGCTCCTACGATTATTTTTGTTACACATCATATTGAGGAAATTCTGCCTATTTTTAATCATACATTATTGCTTCGCCATGGAACTGTATTTAATCAAGGAAAAACCAAGGACGTATTAACAAGTGAAAGCCTATCGCATTTCTTTGATATTCCATTGGAGGTTTCCTGGAGAAAGAATAGAGCATGGATGACAATTATTGCTTAA
- a CDS encoding 2OG-Fe(II) oxygenase → MQKEQTIFPHVGNRFQTEDREIHIVARLEEPLVLVLENVLSNEECDELIRLSKDNMHRSKIGDAREVNEIRTSSGMFFEGNEHGILTKIEKRVSSIMNIPVEHGEGLQILKYTPGQEYKAHFDYFSAASNASQNNRISTLVMYLNDVEQGGETFFPELNFSVSPRKGMAVYFEYFYADHNLNERTLHGGAPVITGEKWIATQWMRKQRVR, encoded by the coding sequence ATGCAAAAGGAACAAACCATTTTTCCTCACGTTGGAAATCGATTTCAAACAGAAGATCGAGAGATTCATATTGTTGCCCGTTTGGAAGAACCGCTCGTGTTAGTTTTAGAGAATGTTTTGAGCAATGAAGAGTGTGATGAACTCATTCGATTATCAAAAGATAACATGCATCGTTCTAAAATTGGAGATGCTCGAGAAGTAAATGAAATTCGAACGAGCAGCGGCATGTTTTTTGAAGGAAATGAGCATGGTATCTTAACGAAAATTGAAAAAAGAGTTTCCAGCATTATGAACATCCCCGTCGAACACGGAGAAGGGCTTCAAATCCTAAAATATACGCCCGGACAGGAGTATAAAGCTCATTTTGATTATTTTTCAGCTGCAAGCAATGCTTCCCAAAATAATCGAATCAGCACGCTGGTCATGTACTTGAATGATGTCGAACAAGGCGGAGAAACCTTTTTCCCGGAATTGAATTTCTCCGTATCTCCAAGAAAAGGAATGGCGGTGTACTTTGAATACTTTTATGCCGATCACAACTTAAATGAACGGACTTTACACGGTGGTGCGCCTGTAATAACAGGAGAAAAATGGATAGCAACACAATGGATGAGAAAACAACGCGTAAGATAA
- the lsrF gene encoding 3-hydroxy-5-phosphonooxypentane-2,4-dione thiolase — MADVAGNKDAKNFSEAVPFANNGDFHVKGAANYDWGMKDRLSRIFNPQTGKTVMLAFDHGYFMGPTSGLERLDLLIPRLADYADCLMGTRGAIRSSVPATYNKAIALRASSGSSVLQDDLSQESMVVDIDDAIKMNASAIAIQTFIGAKGQKETIEELNRAVNLGSKYSIPTMGVVAVGKEMERTTQFFLLATRMLAEFGVQIVKTYYCEDFEKVASACPVPLVVAGGKKIPEKDALTLAYRAIEGGAAGVDMGRNIFQSKYPEEMIQAIGKVVHEGYSDREAYEFFQQAVTVKGEL; from the coding sequence ATGGCAGATGTTGCAGGAAATAAAGATGCAAAAAACTTTTCAGAAGCAGTTCCATTTGCTAATAATGGGGACTTTCATGTAAAAGGTGCTGCGAACTATGACTGGGGTATGAAGGACCGTTTATCAAGAATCTTTAATCCCCAGACAGGAAAAACGGTAATGCTAGCATTTGATCATGGGTACTTCATGGGACCGACATCAGGTCTAGAAAGATTGGATCTATTAATTCCTAGGCTGGCAGATTACGCGGACTGCTTAATGGGAACTAGGGGAGCGATTCGCAGCAGTGTCCCAGCAACATATAATAAAGCAATTGCCTTAAGAGCTTCATCTGGCTCTAGTGTTTTACAAGATGATTTAAGCCAGGAATCCATGGTAGTTGATATTGATGATGCAATAAAAATGAATGCAAGTGCTATTGCAATCCAAACATTTATTGGTGCCAAAGGACAGAAGGAAACAATTGAGGAGCTGAACAGAGCTGTCAATCTTGGCTCGAAATATTCTATACCAACAATGGGCGTTGTCGCTGTTGGAAAAGAAATGGAGCGAACGACACAATTTTTCTTATTAGCTACTAGAATGCTTGCTGAGTTTGGTGTACAAATAGTAAAAACCTATTATTGTGAGGATTTTGAAAAGGTTGCTTCTGCTTGTCCTGTACCACTAGTTGTTGCTGGAGGGAAGAAGATCCCCGAGAAAGATGCTCTCACTCTTGCATATCGAGCAATCGAGGGAGGAGCTGCAGGGGTAGATATGGGACGGAATATTTTCCAATCGAAATATCCCGAAGAGATGATACAAGCGATTGGAAAGGTAGTCCATGAAGGTTATTCGGATAGAGAGGCATATGAGTTTTTTCAGCAAGCAGTAACTGTTAAAGGTGAATTATAA
- the lsrB gene encoding autoinducer 2 ABC transporter substrate-binding protein LsrB — protein MRKFNILKTLFGILLLVFLLAACNTNDDGATKDNSDGGDSSGNEAASDIEVVFIPKMTGNAFFESGNNGAQAMAEEIGFKVKYDGAPEGTVANQVQIINSAVSSGADAIAISSVTSDGLNQALQNALDAGVKVVTWDSDVDPEYRTAYINQGTPEILGAMLVDMAAEQMDDPNAEQQVAWFYSSPTVPDQNSWVDYAETYIAEKYPNWEIVTKQFGEGDEQLSLQIGESIIDSYPDLDAVIAPDSTALPAMAQAAENKGLTAEDIIITGFASPNSMRQFIENGTILNHGLWDVTDQGALAVYIAYYLAQGNELKVGDTVDVPNIGEVTVEPNSVQGYDYEAEDSGIIVLPERIVFTKHNTNDFDF, from the coding sequence ATGAGAAAATTTAACATCCTTAAAACCCTGTTTGGAATTTTATTGTTGGTATTTTTGCTTGCTGCATGTAATACAAATGATGATGGAGCAACGAAGGATAATTCAGATGGTGGTGATTCCTCAGGAAATGAAGCTGCAAGTGATATTGAAGTTGTTTTCATCCCAAAAATGACAGGTAATGCATTTTTCGAATCAGGAAATAACGGTGCACAAGCAATGGCGGAGGAAATAGGCTTCAAGGTGAAATATGATGGAGCACCAGAGGGAACAGTCGCTAACCAAGTGCAAATTATCAACAGTGCAGTGAGTAGTGGGGCAGATGCAATTGCCATTTCGTCGGTGACTTCTGATGGGTTGAACCAGGCATTACAGAATGCACTAGATGCAGGAGTGAAGGTAGTAACATGGGATTCTGATGTAGATCCGGAATATCGAACAGCTTATATTAATCAAGGAACTCCAGAAATACTAGGCGCGATGCTCGTCGATATGGCAGCAGAACAAATGGATGATCCGAATGCGGAGCAGCAGGTTGCTTGGTTCTACTCAAGTCCGACCGTTCCTGATCAGAATTCATGGGTTGATTATGCAGAAACCTATATTGCTGAGAAATATCCGAACTGGGAGATTGTTACGAAACAGTTTGGTGAAGGTGATGAACAGTTATCATTACAAATTGGAGAAAGTATCATCGATTCGTACCCAGATTTAGATGCTGTTATTGCACCGGACTCAACAGCCCTTCCTGCAATGGCACAAGCTGCTGAAAATAAGGGACTAACTGCAGAGGATATTATTATTACTGGTTTCGCATCTCCTAATTCAATGCGCCAATTTATCGAAAATGGGACGATTCTTAATCATGGTTTATGGGACGTTACTGATCAGGGCGCACTTGCAGTATATATCGCGTACTATTTGGCACAAGGAAATGAACTAAAGGTTGGTGACACAGTTGATGTTCCTAACATTGGAGAGGTTACAGTAGAACCAAATTCTGTTCAGGGCTATGACTATGAAGCAGAGGACTCTGGTATTATCGTTTTACCTGAGCGAATTGTTTTTACAAAACATAATACAAATGATTTTGACTTTTAA
- a CDS encoding ABC transporter permease, with protein sequence MLAKIPKWNLMLGIILIAEIIIFGLINPRFLNITILLNSFNDFIGIAIIAFFVTFVVITGGIDISGGSIIGLTSVVIGILSQVIGINIWVSIILAILVGGLCGLLNGILIAYGRVQAMVITLGGMLLYSGVAIVLVGFSGVSTYEGISGFPQAFTNLAYGKLLGIPHSVLLFFIMFAIAFVLLYWTRYGRYIYLTGINQHAAEYAGIHTRKIIASTYVLSGLSAGVAGVMLTSYLGSARADFGAEYLMPILTVVVLGGTLITGGKGGVVGTALASIIVGFLQIGLQMGGVSTQYIGLATGLLLIISAAFLGISADFKSNIKRIVSPQKNSV encoded by the coding sequence ATGTTAGCAAAAATACCGAAATGGAATCTGATGTTAGGGATTATATTAATCGCAGAAATCATCATTTTTGGATTAATTAACCCGAGATTCTTAAATATCACGATCTTATTAAATAGCTTTAACGATTTTATCGGCATCGCAATTATCGCTTTCTTTGTTACTTTTGTGGTGATTACAGGTGGGATTGATATCTCAGGGGGATCAATTATTGGGTTAACCTCTGTTGTAATAGGAATTTTATCACAGGTTATCGGGATAAATATTTGGGTATCAATCATCCTTGCAATATTAGTTGGAGGATTATGTGGTTTATTAAATGGAATACTTATTGCTTATGGACGTGTTCAGGCTATGGTGATCACGCTTGGTGGAATGCTGTTATATAGTGGGGTTGCGATTGTGTTAGTTGGTTTCTCTGGTGTAAGCACGTATGAGGGGATATCTGGTTTCCCGCAAGCCTTTACTAATCTAGCATATGGAAAATTACTTGGAATCCCACATTCTGTTTTATTATTTTTTATCATGTTTGCTATTGCGTTCGTTCTATTGTATTGGACGAGGTACGGAAGATATATTTATTTAACAGGAATTAATCAGCATGCTGCAGAGTATGCGGGTATTCATACGAGGAAAATTATCGCGAGCACGTATGTATTATCTGGTTTAAGTGCCGGTGTTGCTGGCGTCATGCTGACTTCCTATTTAGGTAGTGCAAGAGCAGATTTCGGTGCAGAGTACCTCATGCCGATATTAACTGTTGTTGTATTGGGGGGAACTTTAATTACTGGTGGTAAAGGAGGTGTTGTCGGTACTGCTCTAGCAAGCATAATTGTGGGATTTCTGCAAATAGGTTTGCAAATGGGAGGTGTTTCGACACAGTATATTGGCCTAGCAACCGGACTTCTCCTTATTATTTCAGCCGCATTTTTAGGAATTTCTGCGGATTTCAAGTCAAATATTAAACGAATAGTTTCCCCACAGAAAAACAGTGTATAG
- a CDS encoding ABC transporter permease has product MSKVETMLKQREFRTFLFLILLFVIVGIVNTDFLSLGNIHNVLKSSLLYIVLAIGMTFVLLTGNIDISVGGVLGLSAAVSGIILRDGGSIILAVFIAILIGIIIGLINGLGVTKLKISSFIMTLGMLGILRVIQVIYTDGKWIENLPIAFKQLSQINILGINALAIIVIVAVILIQLFLSNGNKGRYFAAIGDNEDGAILLGIPVKRYKTYSFIISSVCASIAGLIFASQIGFISTTAGLGIEMTVIAATVLGGVSLVGGLGSIVGASIGAIIMTSIISALVFMKVPAFWNDAISGSLLIIIVVTDALLARKSSNQAKKERLNARVIQKEV; this is encoded by the coding sequence ATGTCAAAAGTTGAAACAATGCTAAAGCAGAGAGAGTTTAGGACATTTCTCTTTTTAATCCTATTGTTTGTTATTGTAGGGATCGTTAATACGGACTTTCTATCATTAGGAAATATCCATAATGTGTTAAAAAGCAGTTTACTATATATCGTGCTTGCAATTGGGATGACGTTCGTTTTGTTGACTGGGAATATTGATATTTCCGTTGGTGGTGTACTGGGACTCAGTGCAGCAGTTAGCGGAATTATCCTCAGAGATGGTGGCAGTATCATTCTAGCAGTATTTATTGCTATTCTAATCGGAATAATCATTGGTTTGATAAATGGTCTAGGGGTTACTAAATTAAAAATCTCTTCCTTTATTATGACCTTGGGGATGCTTGGAATCCTAAGAGTAATCCAGGTAATTTATACGGATGGGAAATGGATAGAGAACTTACCAATTGCATTTAAGCAGCTTTCTCAGATAAATATCCTTGGAATAAATGCCTTAGCGATTATCGTAATTGTTGCGGTTATTCTCATTCAATTGTTTTTATCCAATGGTAATAAAGGGAGATATTTTGCAGCAATAGGTGACAATGAGGACGGTGCAATACTCTTAGGAATTCCAGTAAAAAGATATAAAACCTATTCTTTTATCATTTCTAGTGTCTGTGCATCCATTGCTGGACTAATATTTGCTAGTCAAATTGGTTTTATTTCAACAACTGCTGGATTAGGTATAGAAATGACAGTTATTGCAGCGACAGTTCTTGGTGGTGTTTCGTTAGTTGGCGGTTTGGGATCTATTGTTGGTGCAAGTATTGGTGCAATTATTATGACCTCGATTATTTCTGCGCTTGTTTTTATGAAGGTTCCTGCATTTTGGAATGATGCGATATCAGGCTCACTATTAATTATCATTGTTGTAACGGATGCATTATTAGCAAGAAAGTCTAGTAATCAAGCGAAGAAAGAAAGATTAAATGCTAGAGTCATTCAGAAGGAGGTGTGA